DNA sequence from the Labrys wisconsinensis genome:
GGACGCCGCGCTCCGGACGGGCGCCTCGTCGCCACCGACGAGGACTTCGCCCTCTATCTCCTCGATGCCGCCGGCGTCGGCCTCGTCCACGGCTCCGCCTTCGGCTGCCCCGGCCATGTCCGCCTGTCCTATGCCGCCGCCGACGCGAAGCTCGACCGCGCGCTCGAGCGGATCGCGGCCGCCTGCGCCGCGCTCGCATCCGCTCCCGCGCCGATGCGCGCGGGAACCTGAGCATGGCGGGCATCCCGCAGGAGACCGGGCCGGCGCCAGCCGCGACGCCGGGCCTCTCCGAGCGCAGCCTCGTCGCGCTCCTCGCCGCCGTGGCCTTCGTGGTCGCCCTGAACGCGACGGTGATGTTTCCGCTCGGCCCCTTCCTGGTCGCGGAGATCGGCGGCCGCGCCGACGCGCTCGGCTATCTCGGCGCGGTCTATTCGCTGTCGGCGGCGCTCGGCGGCTTCATGGCTTCCTTCGTCCTCGACCGCTTCGACCGCCGCCAGGCGCTGGCCGTCTGCGCCATGCTCTTCACGCTCGCGATCGCCGCCGGCGCCGCCGTGCCCGACATGGCGGCGCTGATGGGGACGCGCGCGGCGGCCGGCTTCGCCGCCGGGCCGCTCTGGGGACTGCTGGTCGCCCTGGTCAGCGACGTGGTTCCGCCGCAGCGGCGGGGCCTGGCGATCAGCCGGCTGGTCGGCACCTATGGGCTGGCGCTGGTGCTCGGCCTGCCGGCGGGACCGTTGCTCGCCAGCCTGTCCGGCGGCTGGCGCTGGGCGCTGCTCGCCCTGGCGCTCGGCGGCGGCGTCATCTCGGCCCTGACCGTGGTCGCGATCGGTCCGCGCCGCGATCATCTCGCCGCGGCACTGTCGCGGCCCTCCGGCCCGGCATGGCGCGGCGTGCTGCGGCTGATCGTCGGCCTGCCGAGCCTGATCGCCTTCCTGCTGATCGCCGCGTCCTCCTTCTCGGCCCTGCTGGTCTCGCCCAACCTGCCGGTGTTCGTGCTGCGCAACACCGGGCTCGGACCGACCGGCCTCTCTGCCGTCTACCTCCTCGGCGGCGCGCTGGCGCTCGTCGTCGTACCGCTGACCGGCCGGACGAGCGACCGCCTCGGTGCCCTTCCCGTCGCGGCCGTCGCGGCGCTGGCGACCACGCTCGTGCTCGGGGCGGCCTTCCTCGGCGAGGCGCCGCTGCTGCCCGCCCTGCCGGTCCTGGCCATGGTGCTGGCGATGCAGCTGGTGCGCAGCGCGGTGAGCCAGGGCTCGGCCACGCGCGTGCCGCTGCCGGCCGAGCGTGCCGCGTTCCAGTCCCTGGCCGCGGCGGTCACCAATCTCGCCCAGGCGCTCGGAGCCGGCACCGCGCCGCTCCTGCTCGGCATCGGGCCGGACGGGCGGCTCGCCGGCATGGACCGCGTCGCCGGGCTCGCCATCGCCGCCGCCTGGACGGCGCCGCTGCTCCTGATGCGGCTGGAGACCGTGCTGCGCCGGCGCGACCTGCCGCCGGTGGGGGAGCCGTGATCATGGCATGGCCCCGCGACCTCTCCGCCGCCTCGCTGCCGCCGACCTATGCGGCCAGCGGCGAGCCCGCGCCGACCGGCACCCCGCTGCGCGGCGAAGCCGCGGCGGATGTCGCGGTGATCGGTGCAGGGATAACCGGCGCCAGCGCCGCGCTCCATCTCGCAGCCGCCGGCGCATCGGTGCGCCTGCTCGACGCCGAGGCGGTCGGCGCCGGCGGCAGCGGCCGCGCCTTCGGGCAGGTCGTGCCCTATCTGCGCCGGGAGCCGGCCCGCGTCCTCGCCGATCTCGGGACCGAGGCGGGCGAGCGGCTGATCGATGCTGCAGCGCGCGTCCCCGCTCTCGTGGCCGGGCTCGTGTCGCGCCACGCCATCGCCTGCGATCTGGATTCGCACGGGCTGATCTTCGCCGCCCATTCCGCGGCCGGCGCCGCGATGCTGCACCGGCGCCGACGGGCCTGGGCGGAGCGCGGCATCGACCTGCCGCTGCTCGACGCGGGCGAGGCCGCCGTCGCGATCGGCGGCGGCCGCTACCGCGCCGCGCTGATCGAGCCGCGCGGCCTCTCGCTCAATCCGCTCGCCTATGTCCGCGGCCTGGCGCGCGCGGCCGTCGCGGCGGGTGCGCGGCTGCATGAGCGCAGCCGCGTCACCGCAATCGCGCGACGCTCCGGCGGTTGGCAGGTCGATCTGCGGGACGGGCGCATCCTGTGCGACAGGGTGATCGTCGCCTGCGGCATCGAGCTCGGCGCCATCCTGCCGGCCCTGCGGCTGCGGGTCCTGCCCCTCCGCGTCCACGAGGCCGCGACCGCGTGCCTGCCTCCCGACATGCTCGCCGGCGCCCTGCCGCGCCAGCGCGCCCTCACCGACACGCGCCGCCTGCCGTCCGGCATCAGGCGGACCGGCGACGGACGCCTCGTCGTGACACTGCCGGGGCCGATCGCCGGCAGCCGCGTCGGCGACCTCCCGGACGGCCTGGCCCGGCTGCGCGCCCTCTTTCCCCGGCTGAAGGACGCGGCCTTCGCCGAGACCTGGTCCGGCTGGGTCGATCTGACGCCGGACCAATACCCGCGCCTCGTCGAGCCGATACCCGGCCTGCTGGTCGGCTATGGCCTCAGCGGGCGGGGCCTCGGCCTCGGCACCGCCCTCGGCCGCGCCCTGGCGGAACGCGCTGCGGGCGTCCCCGCCGACGACACGCCCTTTCCCGGCGCAGACGGCCCCGCACGACGCTGGTTCCCGGGCGCGCGCCTCGCCGCCGCCGTCGCGGCGGCTTCCTTCCGCCGCATCGATGCGTGGCAGGCACGGCGCGATGCAAGCCCCTCCTCCCCCGGACGCAACGGACCCTGACGCCCATGGCCATCCTCGCCTGGCTCCACAACGCCTACGGCCGCGACCTCATCGACGGCATCCGCGCCGCGCTTCCCGGCGAGGACATCCGCGAATGGCCGGAGGCCGGCGATCCCGACGCGATCGACATCTGCATCGTCTTCCGCATGCCGCACGGCTTCCTGAAGCCGTTCCGCAACCTGGCGCTGATGTCGGCCACCGGCGCCGGCATCGACCACTATCTGCTCGATCCCGATTTCCCCAGGGGAATCCGGATGGTGCGCATCGTCGACCACGACTTCGCCTCGCGCATGGCGGACTATGTCCTGGCCTGGACGCTGTTCCATCATCGCGACGTCGCGCATTTCCTCGCCGCCCAGAAGCGGCGCGAATGGGCGTACAAGATCATGCGCTCGGCCCGCGAGGTCCGCGTCGGCGTGATGGGCCTCGGCCAGATGGGCCGGCTGGCGGCCGAGCGCCTCGCCGGGGTCGGCTACGACACCGCCGCCTGGTCGCGCTCGCGGCACGAGGTTCCCGGCGTCGCCTGCTTTGCCGGCGCGGAAGGCTTCGGCCCGTTCCTGGCGCGCAGCGAGATCCTGATCAACCTGCTGCCGCTCACGCCGACGACCCGGGGCATCCTGTCGGCCGCGACCTTCGCCGGGATGCCGCCGGGCGGCGTGGTGATCTCGGCCGGGCGCGGCGGGCATCTCGTCGAGGCCGACCTCGCCGCCGCGCTGCGCCAGGGCACGCTGCGCGCCGCCACGATCGACGCCTTTCCCGTCGAGCCCCTGCCCGCGGACAGCCCCCTCTGGGACACGCCGAACCTCACCGTCACCCCGCATTGCTCCTCGACGGCCAGCCTCAGGACGATCGTGGACACCTTCGCCGAGAACGTCCGCCGCTTCCGCGCCGGGGCTGCGCTCCTGAACGAGGTGGACACCCTTGCCGGCTACTGAGCCCTCGACCCGCAAGCACAGGAGAGCGACCATGATCAGACTGCGTTTCCTCGCCGGGGCCGCCCTCGCGGCCGCGCTCGGCCTCGCCACGACCGGTCATGCCGAGGAGGCGAAACGGCCGAAGCTCGATTTCGCCGGCTCGGTGACCTGGCTCGGCATGGTCCCGGTGCTGCTCGCCGTCGACAAGGGCTATTTCACCGAGGCCGGGCTCGATGTCAGCCTCCAGGTGGTGCTGAACTCGAGCGATCGCGTGCGCGCGCTGACCGCCGGCTCCGTCGCCTTCAGCAATCTCGGCCGCACCACCGTGATCAGCGAGATGGCGCGCGGCAATACCAGCTTCTACTACTTCGCCAATATCGACGATTCCCCGGGCAGCGAGGGCTGCTGGGCACGGCCGGGCTTTGCCAGCTTCGCGGATCTCAAGGGCCGGAAGGTCGCGGCCAACACCTCCGCCGAGATCACCATGGCGGGGCTCCTCGCCAGGGCCGGCCTGAAGCAAGCCGACATCGCCTATGTCAACCTGCCGCCGAACGAGATGCAGCTGGCGCTCTCGCGCGGGGACGTCGATGCGGCCTGCATCTGGCAGCCGATCCTCGACGGCCTGAAGAAGGCCGTGCCCGACGGCAGGCTCCTGGGCACGGACAAGGACACCGAGATGTTCCAGCGTTTCCAGACCATGTCGGCGCCCGACATCATGATCATCTCGCGCAAGGTCGTCGACGAGGATCCGGTCTCGGCCGGCAAGCTCGCCGCGGCCGTGATGAAGGCGGCCGACTTCGTCAACGCCGACCCGGAAGAGGCGGCGAAGACGGTCGCCCACTATTTCCGCCAGCCGCCCGAGACCGTGCTCGCCGGCATCCGCGGCTTCAAATACTACGGCACGAAGGACTGGCCGGAGCACATGCGCAGGCACGGCGCGCAGATGGACTATCTCGCCGGCTGGCTCGCCGAAACCGGCAAGATTCCTGCAAGGCCCGACGTGAAGGCCTGGGAGAACACCAGCTTCGTGCCCAAGCCCTGAGCAACCCGAGAGAGGAGGCGCGCCGATGTCCACGCCAGCGACCGGCGATCTCGCACTGTCCGCCGCCGCAGCCCCGGTGGGATGGCCGCGATGGCGGCTGCGCCGCTTCGGCCGGCCGGTGCTGCTGCTCAACCTCATCGGCATCCTGGCGCTCTACGGGCTGTGGGCCGCAGCGACGGAGACCGGCCTGGTCTCGCCGATCTTCCTGCCCTCCCCCTCGATGGTCGCGGCCGAGGCGCGGGGCATCGCCGGGACCGCCGACCTGTGGGCGTCGGTCGCCGCGTCGTCGGCGCGCGTCTTCGTCGGCTTCGGGCTGGCCGCGCTCGTCGCCGTGCCGCTCGGCATCCTGATGGGCGCCTGGTGGCCGGCGAAGGCGCTGATCGATCCCCTGATCTCGCTGCTGCGGCCGCTGCCTTCGATCACCTGGATCCCGCTCACCATGCTCTGGCTCGGCATCGGCGAGGGCCAGAAGATCGCGATCGTGTTCATGGGCTCATGGATCTACATCCTGCTCTACACCGTGGAGAGCACGAAGCGCGTCGATCCCCTGCTGGTGAAGGCCGCCCGCAATCTCGGCGCCGGCCATCTGGCCGTGATGCGCGAGGTCGTGCTTCCCGGCTCGCTGCCCGGCATCCTGGCCGGCCTCAAGGTCAGCCTCGCCATCGCCTGGTCCT
Encoded proteins:
- a CDS encoding ABC transporter permease, giving the protein MSTPATGDLALSAAAAPVGWPRWRLRRFGRPVLLLNLIGILALYGLWAAATETGLVSPIFLPSPSMVAAEARGIAGTADLWASVAASSARVFVGFGLAALVAVPLGILMGAWWPAKALIDPLISLLRPLPSITWIPLTMLWLGIGEGQKIAIVFMGSWIYILLYTVESTKRVDPLLVKAARNLGAGHLAVMREVVLPGSLPGILAGLKVSLAIAWSCVLSAEMVAAQSGLGALIWSAKDWGNTSLVLVGMVCISVTVLIADLLANRLEAWLLPWERHRRGP
- a CDS encoding 2-hydroxyacid dehydrogenase, translating into MAILAWLHNAYGRDLIDGIRAALPGEDIREWPEAGDPDAIDICIVFRMPHGFLKPFRNLALMSATGAGIDHYLLDPDFPRGIRMVRIVDHDFASRMADYVLAWTLFHHRDVAHFLAAQKRREWAYKIMRSAREVRVGVMGLGQMGRLAAERLAGVGYDTAAWSRSRHEVPGVACFAGAEGFGPFLARSEILINLLPLTPTTRGILSAATFAGMPPGGVVISAGRGGHLVEADLAAALRQGTLRAATIDAFPVEPLPADSPLWDTPNLTVTPHCSSTASLRTIVDTFAENVRRFRAGAALLNEVDTLAGY
- a CDS encoding NAD(P)/FAD-dependent oxidoreductase — its product is MAWPRDLSAASLPPTYAASGEPAPTGTPLRGEAAADVAVIGAGITGASAALHLAAAGASVRLLDAEAVGAGGSGRAFGQVVPYLRREPARVLADLGTEAGERLIDAAARVPALVAGLVSRHAIACDLDSHGLIFAAHSAAGAAMLHRRRRAWAERGIDLPLLDAGEAAVAIGGGRYRAALIEPRGLSLNPLAYVRGLARAAVAAGARLHERSRVTAIARRSGGWQVDLRDGRILCDRVIVACGIELGAILPALRLRVLPLRVHEAATACLPPDMLAGALPRQRALTDTRRLPSGIRRTGDGRLVVTLPGPIAGSRVGDLPDGLARLRALFPRLKDAAFAETWSGWVDLTPDQYPRLVEPIPGLLVGYGLSGRGLGLGTALGRALAERAAGVPADDTPFPGADGPARRWFPGARLAAAVAAASFRRIDAWQARRDASPSSPGRNGP
- a CDS encoding MFS transporter, with product MAGIPQETGPAPAATPGLSERSLVALLAAVAFVVALNATVMFPLGPFLVAEIGGRADALGYLGAVYSLSAALGGFMASFVLDRFDRRQALAVCAMLFTLAIAAGAAVPDMAALMGTRAAAGFAAGPLWGLLVALVSDVVPPQRRGLAISRLVGTYGLALVLGLPAGPLLASLSGGWRWALLALALGGGVISALTVVAIGPRRDHLAAALSRPSGPAWRGVLRLIVGLPSLIAFLLIAASSFSALLVSPNLPVFVLRNTGLGPTGLSAVYLLGGALALVVVPLTGRTSDRLGALPVAAVAALATTLVLGAAFLGEAPLLPALPVLAMVLAMQLVRSAVSQGSATRVPLPAERAAFQSLAAAVTNLAQALGAGTAPLLLGIGPDGRLAGMDRVAGLAIAAAWTAPLLLMRLETVLRRRDLPPVGEP
- a CDS encoding ABC transporter substrate-binding protein, producing the protein MIRLRFLAGAALAAALGLATTGHAEEAKRPKLDFAGSVTWLGMVPVLLAVDKGYFTEAGLDVSLQVVLNSSDRVRALTAGSVAFSNLGRTTVISEMARGNTSFYYFANIDDSPGSEGCWARPGFASFADLKGRKVAANTSAEITMAGLLARAGLKQADIAYVNLPPNEMQLALSRGDVDAACIWQPILDGLKKAVPDGRLLGTDKDTEMFQRFQTMSAPDIMIISRKVVDEDPVSAGKLAAAVMKAADFVNADPEEAAKTVAHYFRQPPETVLAGIRGFKYYGTKDWPEHMRRHGAQMDYLAGWLAETGKIPARPDVKAWENTSFVPKP